In one window of Branchiostoma lanceolatum isolate klBraLanc5 chromosome 15, klBraLanc5.hap2, whole genome shotgun sequence DNA:
- the LOC136420397 gene encoding pyrroline-5-carboxylate reductase 1, mitochondrial-like isoform X2, which produces MSVGFIGAGRLAMAMAKGFIRAGAVPAENIFASAPDNLVGRAELRNIKELGIQVTHSNTALVSQSDVVFLAIKANVVKNVLEEISPFVTQRHLFVTPMAGITIKSVEESLPEETRVIRMMPNTPLVVGEGATVYARGEHATKHDAETVEVLLSNVGWCFEGKEEYMDAVTGLSGSGPAYVFLSIDALATGGVKMGLSRQESLRVAAETIQAAARRVLETGAHPSMLKDEVCSNNSLGQSALAAIHKMEKGGFRALLMDAVEAGEDRTKELRRMGEVKNHVED; this is translated from the exons ATGAGTGTTGGGTTCATAGGAGCAGGCCGACTGGCCATGGCCATGGCGAAGGGGTTCATACGAGCAG GGGCCGTACCTGCTGAGAACATCTTCGCTTCAGCCCCAGACAACTTGGTCGGAAGAGCAGAGTTAAGAAACATCAAG GAGCTTGGCATCCAGGTGACCCACAGTAATACGGCGCTAGTGTCGCAGTCGGACGTCGTGTTCCTGGCGATCAAAGCGAACGTGGTAAAGAACGTGCTGGAAGAAATCTCGCCGTTCGTGACCCAGCGACACTTGTTCGTCACTCCCATGGCCGGCATCACGATTAAGTCAGTTGAAGAG TCTCTACCCGAGGAAACAAGAGTGATCCGGATGATGCCGAACACCCCCCTGGTGGTCGGGGAGGGGGCGACCGTCTACGCACGCGGGGAGCACGCCACAAAACACGACGCTGAGACGGTAGAGGTTCTGCTGTCCAACGTCGGCTGGTGTTTCGAGGGGAAAGAAGAGTACATGGACGCTGTGACTGGCTTGAGTGGTAGCGGCCCTGCCTAT GTGTTCCTGTCCATTGATGCCCTGGCTACAGGTGGGGTGAAGATGGGACTGTCTAGACAGGAGTCGCTCAGAGTTGCTGCAGAAACCATTCAG GCTGCTGCTAGGAGAGTTCTGGAGACCGGTGCCCATCCCAGCATGCTGAAGGATGAGGTCTGTTCTAACAACAGTCTCGGCCAATCAGCACTCGCTGCCATTCACAAGATGGAGAAAGGTG GTTTCCGTGCCCTTCTCATGGATGCAGTGGAAGCCGGAGAGGATCGTACCAAGGAGCTGAGGAGAATGGGGGAGGTCAAGAACCACGTGGAGGACTAA
- the LOC136420872 gene encoding uncharacterized protein, with protein MEPGVVRTATFGILCVVILTSLPTSAQDPGCQKVRISGSTSLQIHLMTTYTITADSSDRRPVYISDTTNDRIYYVPMGSPKNTWFVGPYQTPGESGLYVEDLSLYANNIAGTFNIWDPETQQWTDAPYVQISCADPGYFGCFNTAGIDDVFRIPLGLGITVESCIEYCRNYPDKTIAALNMQDCICGSSVNHNSHAAEFCTSPCGGNNDQTCGGSERADVYQTWVGACGYGKQTGAIYSPKYPATYQIYDSCTWEISFDPDKVIKFYYNVWDVPAGDEVVITDKSGQSRTLGPDFDTTWTNEVTINFVSNTRVDGRFAVQYEAVDHCGDIGTTKSIAQISPSHGGNFAVGQQVTITCTDGTETVVECLQDKIFNVTGPYCGDSSEVEMTTTSTGTAATGDQAKGTSPTVVIVVVSVLAVLVLLAVLCVAVYFVIKKRKAKSTKRQGPTYPRIHLDRADISSPTPYVIPTADVTPDVTLTSENVTFLPRKPTDETEQDEHAHYEETEVGPLENGDDVTDREEELRQLYAQPMKKKKDQQAEFPYYDDPPRPEDHDFVDNDLYGYDQGGEAIAGNGGPSKPQPYVDNNLYGYN; from the exons ATGGAGCCTGGGGTCGTTCGTACAGCGACGTTCGGCATTTTGTGTGTCGTCATTCTGACAAGTCTTCCAACGAGCGCACAGGATCCTG GATGTCAGAAGGTCCGTATTTCCGGTTCCACGAGTCTACAGATCCACCTTATGACGACATACACAATCACAGCAGATTCAAGCGACAGAAGGCCTGTCTACATCAGTGACACAACCAATGATCGTATTTACTACGTACCCATGGGAAGTCCCAAGAATACCTGGTTCGTGGGTCCGTACCAAACGCCGGGAGAAAGTGGACTTTACGTAGAGGACTTAAGCCTGTATGCAAATAACATCGCAGGAACGTTCAACATTTGGGACCCTGAGACACAACAGTGGACAGACGCTCCGTACGTGCAGATAAGCTGTGCAG ATCCGGGATACTTCGGCTGTTTTAATACGGCTGGCATCGATGATGTTTTTCGGATACCGTTGGGCCTGGGTATCACTGTAGAATCGTGTATAGAATATTGCAGAAACTACCCCGACAAGACCATTGCGGCTCTAAACATGCAGGATTGTATCTGTGGGTCTAGTGTCAACCACAACAGTCATGCGGCAGAGTTCTGTACGTCTCCGTGTGGAGGGAACAACGATCAGACATGTGGGGGGTCGGAAAGGGCTGACGTGTACCAAA CATGGGTCGGTGCTTGTGGATACGGGAAACAAACCGGAGCCATCTACTCACCAAAGTATCCGGCGACGTACCAAATTTATGACAGCTGTACCTGGGAGATCAGCTTTGACCCAGACAAGGTCATCAAGTTCTACTACAACGTGTGGGACGTCCCAGCCGGGGACGAAGTGGTCATCACGGACAAGTCTGGACAATCCAGGACACTCGGACCGGACTTCGACACAACTTGGACCAATGAAGTCACTATTAACTTTGTATCAAACACGCGTGTGGATGGGAGATTTGCTGTCCAGTATGAAG CTGTAGACCACTGTGGAGACATTGGTACTACGAAAAGCATCGCACAGATATCTCCTTCGCACGGAGGTAACTTCGCTGTCGGGCAGCAGGTAACCATAACATGCACGGACGGGACAGAGACCGTGGTGGAGTGTCTACAAGACAAGATCTTCAACGTAACGGGACCGTATTGTGGAG ATTCGTCTGAAGTTGAAATGACAACGACCAGTACAGGGACAGCCGCCACTGGCGACCAAGCAAAAG GTACCTCTCCTACAGTAGTGATTGTCGTTGTGTCCGTGCTCGCCGTGCTGGTTCTTCTCGCAGTTTTGTGTGTGGCTGTGTATTTCGTCATCAAGAAAAG AAAAGCAAAGTCGACCAAAAGACAGGGCCCAACCTATCCCAGAATCCACCTGGACAGAGCTGACATCTCCTCCCCAACACCTTACGTCATCCCGACTGCTGACGTCACCCCTGACGTCACCCTCACCTCCGAAAACGTCACATTTCTTCCAAGGAAGCCAACTGATGAGACGGAACAGGACGAGCACGCGCACTACGAGGAAACAGAAGTCGGACCGTTGGAGaacggtgatgacgtcacggacAGGGAGGAGGAACTACGTCAGCTGTACGCTCAGccaatgaaaaagaagaaggacCAGCAGGCTGAATTTCCATATTATGATGACCCCCCACGACCCGAGGACCATGACTTTGTGGACAACGATCTGTATGGGTATGACCAAGGGGGTGAAGCAATTGCCGGCAATGGGGGACCCTCTAAGCCACAACCGTATGTCGACAATAACCTATATGGATACAACTAG
- the LOC136420397 gene encoding pyrroline-5-carboxylate reductase 1, mitochondrial-like isoform X1, whose amino-acid sequence MSVGFIGAGRLAMAMAKGFIRAGAVPAENIFASAPDNLVGRAELRNIKELGIQVTHSNTALVSQSDVVFLAIKANVVKNVLEEISPFVTQRHLFVTPMAGITIKSVEESLPEETRVIRMMPNTPLVVGEGATVYARGEHATKHDAETVEVLLSNVGWCFEGKEEYMDAVTGLSGSGPAYVFLSIDALATGGVKMGLSRQESLRVAAETIQAAARRVLETGAHPSMLKDEVCSNNSLGQSALAAIHKMEKGGLDTKLLKRSRERGGFRALLMDAVEAGEDRTKELRRMGEVKNHVED is encoded by the exons ATGAGTGTTGGGTTCATAGGAGCAGGCCGACTGGCCATGGCCATGGCGAAGGGGTTCATACGAGCAG GGGCCGTACCTGCTGAGAACATCTTCGCTTCAGCCCCAGACAACTTGGTCGGAAGAGCAGAGTTAAGAAACATCAAG GAGCTTGGCATCCAGGTGACCCACAGTAATACGGCGCTAGTGTCGCAGTCGGACGTCGTGTTCCTGGCGATCAAAGCGAACGTGGTAAAGAACGTGCTGGAAGAAATCTCGCCGTTCGTGACCCAGCGACACTTGTTCGTCACTCCCATGGCCGGCATCACGATTAAGTCAGTTGAAGAG TCTCTACCCGAGGAAACAAGAGTGATCCGGATGATGCCGAACACCCCCCTGGTGGTCGGGGAGGGGGCGACCGTCTACGCACGCGGGGAGCACGCCACAAAACACGACGCTGAGACGGTAGAGGTTCTGCTGTCCAACGTCGGCTGGTGTTTCGAGGGGAAAGAAGAGTACATGGACGCTGTGACTGGCTTGAGTGGTAGCGGCCCTGCCTAT GTGTTCCTGTCCATTGATGCCCTGGCTACAGGTGGGGTGAAGATGGGACTGTCTAGACAGGAGTCGCTCAGAGTTGCTGCAGAAACCATTCAG GCTGCTGCTAGGAGAGTTCTGGAGACCGGTGCCCATCCCAGCATGCTGAAGGATGAGGTCTGTTCTAACAACAGTCTCGGCCAATCAGCACTCGCTGCCATTCACAAGATGGAGAAAGGTG GTCTCGACACAAAGCTGTTGAAACGTAGTAGGGAACGCGGAG GTTTCCGTGCCCTTCTCATGGATGCAGTGGAAGCCGGAGAGGATCGTACCAAGGAGCTGAGGAGAATGGGGGAGGTCAAGAACCACGTGGAGGACTAA